Proteins found in one Peromyscus leucopus breed LL Stock unplaced genomic scaffold, UCI_PerLeu_2.1 scaffold_897, whole genome shotgun sequence genomic segment:
- the LOC114681457 gene encoding cadherin-7-like, whose protein sequence is MRRRKKEPLIFDEERDIRENIVRYDDEGGGEEDTEAFDMAALRNLNVRDTKTRRDVTPEIQFLSRPTFKSIPDNVIFREFIWERLKEADVDPGAPPYDSLQTYAFEGNGSVADSLSSLDSISSNSDQNYDYLSDWGPRFKRLADMYGNGPESLYS, encoded by the coding sequence ATGAGAAGACGGAAAAAAGAGCCTCTTATTTTTGACGAGGAGAGGGATATTAGAGAAAACATTGTCAGGTACGATGATGAAGGTGGGGGAGAAGAGGATACCGAAGCCTTTGACATGGCCGCTCTGAGAAACCTCAACGTGAGGGACACCAAAACCCGCAGAGATGTGACTCCTGAAATTCAGTTCTTGAGTCGACCGACTTTTAAAAGCATCCCAGATAATGTAATTTTTAGggaatttatttgggaaagaCTGAAAGAAGCTGACGTGGATCCAGGAGCTCCTCCATATGACTCTCTGCAGACCTATGCTTTtgaaggaaatggctcagttgctgACTCACTCAGTTCTTTAGATTCCATCAGCTCAAACTCTGATCAGAATTATGACTACCTAAGTGACTGGGGTCCCCGCTTTAAACGGCTGGCTGACATGTATGGAAACGGCCCAGAGAGTTTGTACTCATAG